One window of the Pieris brassicae chromosome 2, ilPieBrab1.1, whole genome shotgun sequence genome contains the following:
- the LOC123720569 gene encoding zinc finger protein 510 — protein sequence MLSQQKFSKLFRPWDVSENNEKIKTTNDDNIKTMRPKQTLHEKRENRLRKIRGVFKKSDGNVHQDCTVSTTTDDSEDIKPIFNDNESPVQSLTQCCDRLLDEPAKRPKSDVKPTTKQEETYPAYPLLPNTYAGYTPEYLPTDIAQTLGIPPTDPLLIESLAQGYAMELEYARILQQENEAKLMNARKQRPKKYKCPHCNVGFSNNGQLKGHVRIHTGERPFKCDEKDCGKTFTRNEELTRHKRIHSGVRPYPCQTCGKKFGRRDHLKKHTRTHFVQAERMLPVFVPLSAMPSIGGFPYLYGY from the coding sequence ATGCTGTCTCAACAGAAATTTTCCAAGCTTTTTAGACCTTGGGATGTCagtgaaaataatgaaaaaattaaaacaactaatgatgataatataaaaactatgaGACCAAAACAAACATTACATGAAAAGCGTGAAAATCGTTTGAGGAAAATTCGTGgcgtttttaaaaaaagtgacGGCAATGTTCACCAAGATTGCACAGTCTCAACGACAACCGATGATTCAGAAGATATAAAGCCAATATTTAATGACAATGAGTCACCAGTACAGAGCCTCACTCAATGTTGCGACAGGCTTTTAGACGAGCCCGCCAAAAGGCCAAAAAGTGACGTGAAACCTACTACAAAGCAGGAGGAAACATATCCTGCATACCCACTTCTACCTAACACATATGCGGGCTATACACCAGAATACCTTCCTACCGATATCGCCCAGACCCTTGGGATCCCGCCAACAGATCCATTACTCATAGAATCACTTGCACAAGGATATGCAATGGAACTAGAATACGCAAGAATCCTCCAACAAGAGAATGAAGCGAAGCTTATGAATGCCCGTAAACAACGcccaaagaaatataaatgtcctCACTGCAATGTGGGCTTCTCCAACAACGGCCAGTTAAAAGGCCATGTAAGGATACACACGGGGGAAAGACCATTTAAATGTGATGAAAAGGATTGTGGAAAGACCTTTACAAGAAATGAAGAACTAACACGGCACAAGCGTATTCATTCCGGGGTCAGGCCTTATCCTTGCCAGACTTGCGGTAAGAAATTTGGAAGACGGGACCATTTAAAGAAACACACGAGGACCCATTTTGTTCAAGCAGAGAGAATGCTGCCAGTCTTCGTTCCTCTTTCTGCCATGCCCAGTATTGGTGGGTTTCCTTATCTGTATGGATATTAA
- the LOC123720084 gene encoding probable sodium/potassium/calcium exchanger CG1090 isoform X2: MRRPRRHRWLVVSVFFIAYSVFQAVLGKPSEPGPSPASDIVSPAVTRLTTEQKEVEQKVTPAIISKEEEIKATEGGKKVMKGLHEEEDDEGEKKKQKDAGYVDDKETEEIRKEEKLEEMEEAIATVHPLRNCTPPAIEQFPHPLMSQNARKHGGLILHVIVAVFTFIGLAIVCDEYFVSSLDRICEELKLTPDVAGATFMAAGSSAPELATVVIGVFCAQDDIGVSGVIGSAVFNIMFVISVCALCAGTVSHLNWWPLCRDCFFYAISILVMLCTIANNYVSWPEALFMLIMYAVYCVALRFNTALEAWVLTWPLPFKLPTREEQAALVTYKSGVPAPVPGGTSPYTNVEGEQKESPSEPAPYNPSGAYENAAYHAEQAPVWDPNSTWDPNNAWDQETAMQQNPSNQGWGATNQQQQRQQQQSAQTPSTPGQEQQPQQTQQPAVPAYYKAKDYNPDTAVNPLVKPEGANPVQLVCWYVAFPVHWTCRHTMPDHRGPWYPVTFIISMLWISFYSYFMVWMITVIGYTLGIPDTVMGLTFVAAGVSVPDALSSLAVIKEGYGDMAVSNAVGSNVFDILVCLGLPWFIQTAIIQPGSHVNVISKGLIYSTLSLFSTVIFLVLATHANGWKLDRKFGAVLMVWYLLFITLASLYELNIFGDFHPPDCLSTY, encoded by the exons ATGCGTCGGCCTCGTCGCCACCGATGGCTGGTGGTGTCAGTGTTCTTCATTGCATATTCCGTCTTCCAAGCCGTATTGGGTAAACCCTCCGAGCCTGGACCTTCTCCAGCTAGTGACATAGTTTCGCCAGCAGTTACACGCCTGACTACAGAACAGaaag AAGTGGAACAAAAAGTAACACCAGCAATAATAAGCAAAGAAGAGGAAATAAAAGCTACAGAGGGAGGGAAGAAAGTAATGAAGGGCCTTCACGAAGAAGAAGATGATGAAggtgaaaagaaaaaacaaaaagatgCCGGCTATGTTGAC GACAAAGAGACAGAAGAGATCCGGAAAGAGGAGAAATTGGAAGAAATGGAAGAAGCAATAGCTACTGTACATCCACTTAGGAATTGTACTCCTCCCGCAATTGAGcag TTCCCGCATCCGCTCATGAGTCAGAACGCTCGAAAGCATGGTGGTCTGATCCTTCACGTCATCGTGGCTGTTTTCACGTTCATCGGTTTAGCCATTGTCTGTGACGAGTACTTTGTAAGCAGTCTTGACAGAATTTGcgaag AGCTCAAGCTGACTCCAGACGTAGCGGGTGCAACCTTTATGGCTGCGGGTAGTTCCGCACCAGAGCTCGCTACTGTTGTCATAGGAGTATTTTGCGCGCAAGATGATATTG GTGTGTCGGGTGTCATTGGCTCAGCTGTATTTAACATAATGTTCGTGATCTCTGTTTGTGCTTTATGCGCTGGTACAGTTTCTCACCTCAACTGGTGGCCACTATGCCGCGATTGCTTTTTCTACGCCATTTCAATTTTGGTGATGCTGTGCACCATCGCAAACAATTATGTTTCCTG GCCGGAAGCTTTATTCATGTTGATAATGTATGCCGTATACTGCGTGGCTTTGCGGTTCAACACCGCATTAGAGGCGTGGGTGTTAACTTGGCCATTACCTTTCAAACTACCAACGCGGGAAGAACAGGCAGCACTCGTCACATACAA GAGCGGAGTACCAGCTCCGGTGCCTGGTGGCACTTCGCCGTACACCAACGTGGAAGGAGAACAAAAGGAATCACCATCCGAACCAGCCC CGTATAACCCTAGCGGTGCATATGAGAATGCCGCGTATCACGCTGAGCAGGCTCCCGTTTGGGACCCCAACTCCACTTGGGACCCTAACAATGCCTGGGACCAGGAGACAGCGAtg CAACAAAATCCATCAAACCAAGGCTGGGGTGCGACGAACCAACAACAGCAGCGGCAACAACAACAGTCTGCACAGACTCCATCAACACCCGGACAGGAGCAACAGCCACAACAAACACAACAG cCCGCAGTTCCTGCTTACTATAAAGCAAAGGATTACAACCCTGACACAGCCGTCAACCCACTTGTTAAGCCAGAAGGAGCAA atcCGGTACAACTAGTCTGCTGGTATGTGGCCTTCCCCGTCCATTGGACATGCCGGCACACGATGCCTGACCACCGTGGGCCCTGGTACCCGGTCACCTTTATCATCTCTATGCTGTGGATCTCTTTCTACTCCTACTTCATGGTCTGGATGATCACTGTTATTG GGTACACTCTTGGAATCCCAGATACAGTAATGGGACTGACATTTGTAGCAGCAGGTGTTTCGGTACCTGATGCATTATCCTCGCTGGCTGTTATTAAGGAGGG CTATGGTGATATGGCAGTATCAAACGCAGTTGGGTCCaatgtttttgacattttgGTATGTCTTGGCTTGCCGTGGTTCATTCAAACAGCCATCATACAACCTGGAAGTCACGTAAATGTCATCAGCAAAG GTCTGATATACTCTACCCTATCGCTATTCTCTACGGTTATCTTCTTGGTGCTTGCAACACACGCCAACGGTTGGAAGCTAGATCGCAAATTTGGGGCAGTCCTAATg GTATGGTACTTACTTTTCATCACGCTCGCTAGTCTCTACGAGTTAAATATCTTTGGAGACTTCCACCCGCCAGACTGTCTATCAACTTATTAA
- the LOC123720084 gene encoding probable sodium/potassium/calcium exchanger CG1090 isoform X1 gives MQPSRMRRPRRHRWLVVSVFFIAYSVFQAVLGKPSEPGPSPASDIVSPAVTRLTTEQKEVEQKVTPAIISKEEEIKATEGGKKVMKGLHEEEDDEGEKKKQKDAGYVDDKETEEIRKEEKLEEMEEAIATVHPLRNCTPPAIEQFPHPLMSQNARKHGGLILHVIVAVFTFIGLAIVCDEYFVSSLDRICEELKLTPDVAGATFMAAGSSAPELATVVIGVFCAQDDIGVSGVIGSAVFNIMFVISVCALCAGTVSHLNWWPLCRDCFFYAISILVMLCTIANNYVSWPEALFMLIMYAVYCVALRFNTALEAWVLTWPLPFKLPTREEQAALVTYKSGVPAPVPGGTSPYTNVEGEQKESPSEPAPYNPSGAYENAAYHAEQAPVWDPNSTWDPNNAWDQETAMQQNPSNQGWGATNQQQQRQQQQSAQTPSTPGQEQQPQQTQQPAVPAYYKAKDYNPDTAVNPLVKPEGANPVQLVCWYVAFPVHWTCRHTMPDHRGPWYPVTFIISMLWISFYSYFMVWMITVIGYTLGIPDTVMGLTFVAAGVSVPDALSSLAVIKEGYGDMAVSNAVGSNVFDILVCLGLPWFIQTAIIQPGSHVNVISKGLIYSTLSLFSTVIFLVLATHANGWKLDRKFGAVLMVWYLLFITLASLYELNIFGDFHPPDCLSTY, from the exons ATGCAGCCTTCG AGGATGCGTCGGCCTCGTCGCCACCGATGGCTGGTGGTGTCAGTGTTCTTCATTGCATATTCCGTCTTCCAAGCCGTATTGGGTAAACCCTCCGAGCCTGGACCTTCTCCAGCTAGTGACATAGTTTCGCCAGCAGTTACACGCCTGACTACAGAACAGaaag AAGTGGAACAAAAAGTAACACCAGCAATAATAAGCAAAGAAGAGGAAATAAAAGCTACAGAGGGAGGGAAGAAAGTAATGAAGGGCCTTCACGAAGAAGAAGATGATGAAggtgaaaagaaaaaacaaaaagatgCCGGCTATGTTGAC GACAAAGAGACAGAAGAGATCCGGAAAGAGGAGAAATTGGAAGAAATGGAAGAAGCAATAGCTACTGTACATCCACTTAGGAATTGTACTCCTCCCGCAATTGAGcag TTCCCGCATCCGCTCATGAGTCAGAACGCTCGAAAGCATGGTGGTCTGATCCTTCACGTCATCGTGGCTGTTTTCACGTTCATCGGTTTAGCCATTGTCTGTGACGAGTACTTTGTAAGCAGTCTTGACAGAATTTGcgaag AGCTCAAGCTGACTCCAGACGTAGCGGGTGCAACCTTTATGGCTGCGGGTAGTTCCGCACCAGAGCTCGCTACTGTTGTCATAGGAGTATTTTGCGCGCAAGATGATATTG GTGTGTCGGGTGTCATTGGCTCAGCTGTATTTAACATAATGTTCGTGATCTCTGTTTGTGCTTTATGCGCTGGTACAGTTTCTCACCTCAACTGGTGGCCACTATGCCGCGATTGCTTTTTCTACGCCATTTCAATTTTGGTGATGCTGTGCACCATCGCAAACAATTATGTTTCCTG GCCGGAAGCTTTATTCATGTTGATAATGTATGCCGTATACTGCGTGGCTTTGCGGTTCAACACCGCATTAGAGGCGTGGGTGTTAACTTGGCCATTACCTTTCAAACTACCAACGCGGGAAGAACAGGCAGCACTCGTCACATACAA GAGCGGAGTACCAGCTCCGGTGCCTGGTGGCACTTCGCCGTACACCAACGTGGAAGGAGAACAAAAGGAATCACCATCCGAACCAGCCC CGTATAACCCTAGCGGTGCATATGAGAATGCCGCGTATCACGCTGAGCAGGCTCCCGTTTGGGACCCCAACTCCACTTGGGACCCTAACAATGCCTGGGACCAGGAGACAGCGAtg CAACAAAATCCATCAAACCAAGGCTGGGGTGCGACGAACCAACAACAGCAGCGGCAACAACAACAGTCTGCACAGACTCCATCAACACCCGGACAGGAGCAACAGCCACAACAAACACAACAG cCCGCAGTTCCTGCTTACTATAAAGCAAAGGATTACAACCCTGACACAGCCGTCAACCCACTTGTTAAGCCAGAAGGAGCAA atcCGGTACAACTAGTCTGCTGGTATGTGGCCTTCCCCGTCCATTGGACATGCCGGCACACGATGCCTGACCACCGTGGGCCCTGGTACCCGGTCACCTTTATCATCTCTATGCTGTGGATCTCTTTCTACTCCTACTTCATGGTCTGGATGATCACTGTTATTG GGTACACTCTTGGAATCCCAGATACAGTAATGGGACTGACATTTGTAGCAGCAGGTGTTTCGGTACCTGATGCATTATCCTCGCTGGCTGTTATTAAGGAGGG CTATGGTGATATGGCAGTATCAAACGCAGTTGGGTCCaatgtttttgacattttgGTATGTCTTGGCTTGCCGTGGTTCATTCAAACAGCCATCATACAACCTGGAAGTCACGTAAATGTCATCAGCAAAG GTCTGATATACTCTACCCTATCGCTATTCTCTACGGTTATCTTCTTGGTGCTTGCAACACACGCCAACGGTTGGAAGCTAGATCGCAAATTTGGGGCAGTCCTAATg GTATGGTACTTACTTTTCATCACGCTCGCTAGTCTCTACGAGTTAAATATCTTTGGAGACTTCCACCCGCCAGACTGTCTATCAACTTATTAA